A single window of Anaerocolumna chitinilytica DNA harbors:
- the glmS gene encoding glutamine--fructose-6-phosphate transaminase (isomerizing), with the protein MCGIIGFTGYTEAKKVLIDGLTTLEYRGYDSAGIAFYQQGTINTIKTTGKVSNLAEKVKALDTLELQAESSCGIGHTRWATHGGVTDTNAHPHTAGKVTLIHNGIIENYRELELLLKKEGRNPISQTDTEIAALLLDSLYEGDAIKAIKQTVELIEGAYAFCILFADQPEVIYSLRNSSPLVACHTKEGSIIASDMVALIDYSKDYFVVPEMHIVTLMKDKVKLTDLDGNLVCPRMLHVTWDMTAAKKGGYPHFMLKEIHEQPESLRNTILPRVQNKLPDFTADNIPDSLFHGISRIIITACGTAMHAGLIGKMMLEKLLRIPVSVEVASEFRYQDPIIDKGTLVITISQSGETADTLAALKLSKERGAATLSIVNVKGSSIARESDYVLYTHAGPEIAVASTKAYTAQLSCLYLLAFRFAYATGKMEKDACIDELQQLLHAVSVLEEVLSQDKIIEEISIQVKDKEDLFFIGRGLDYALSCEGSIKLKEISYIHSEAYAAGELKHGTLSLVTEGVPVVALATQQKVYSKMISNIREVKARNAFVILVTVEDQEAEASIYDYHIVLPKIKDEYAPFPAAVVLQLLAYYTSLHRGLNVDQPRNLAKSVTVE; encoded by the coding sequence ATGTGTGGAATTATTGGCTTTACAGGTTATACTGAGGCAAAGAAGGTTCTGATTGACGGTCTTACAACCCTGGAATACAGAGGTTATGACAGCGCGGGCATTGCATTTTATCAACAGGGAACCATTAATACTATCAAAACTACCGGGAAGGTGTCTAATCTTGCTGAGAAGGTGAAAGCACTAGATACCCTAGAATTACAAGCAGAAAGCAGCTGCGGTATCGGTCATACCAGATGGGCAACCCATGGAGGGGTTACTGATACCAACGCACATCCTCATACCGCTGGAAAGGTCACATTAATTCATAATGGAATAATAGAAAATTATAGAGAACTGGAACTCCTATTGAAAAAAGAAGGCAGAAATCCCATCTCCCAAACGGATACGGAAATTGCTGCTCTTCTTCTTGACAGTCTTTATGAAGGAGATGCTATAAAGGCTATTAAGCAAACCGTTGAATTAATTGAAGGCGCTTATGCTTTTTGCATCCTCTTTGCCGATCAGCCGGAAGTTATCTATTCCTTAAGAAACAGCAGTCCCCTTGTGGCCTGCCACACAAAAGAAGGGTCAATTATTGCATCAGATATGGTTGCGCTGATTGATTATTCCAAGGATTATTTTGTTGTGCCAGAGATGCATATCGTAACTCTCATGAAGGATAAAGTTAAATTGACAGATCTTGATGGTAATTTGGTATGCCCTAGAATGCTCCATGTTACCTGGGATATGACGGCAGCAAAAAAAGGCGGATATCCTCATTTTATGTTAAAGGAAATCCATGAGCAGCCGGAATCCTTAAGAAATACAATCCTGCCCAGAGTTCAAAACAAATTACCGGATTTTACTGCTGATAATATCCCGGACTCCCTCTTCCATGGTATATCCAGAATAATTATTACAGCCTGCGGAACCGCTATGCATGCCGGACTTATCGGTAAGATGATGTTAGAGAAACTCCTTCGAATTCCTGTCAGTGTTGAGGTTGCGTCAGAATTCCGTTATCAGGATCCTATTATTGATAAAGGGACATTAGTTATTACAATATCTCAATCAGGAGAAACTGCAGATACGCTGGCTGCACTGAAGTTATCAAAAGAAAGAGGTGCCGCAACGCTCTCCATTGTCAATGTCAAAGGCTCCTCCATAGCACGAGAAAGTGATTATGTTCTCTACACCCATGCCGGTCCTGAAATTGCAGTTGCCAGTACAAAAGCGTATACAGCGCAGTTATCCTGCCTCTATCTCCTTGCCTTTCGATTTGCTTATGCAACCGGTAAAATGGAAAAGGATGCTTGCATAGATGAACTGCAGCAGCTCCTGCATGCGGTTTCAGTATTGGAAGAAGTGCTGTCCCAGGATAAAATAATAGAAGAAATCAGCATACAAGTGAAAGATAAGGAAGACCTTTTCTTCATCGGCAGAGGTTTAGATTATGCACTTTCCTGCGAAGGGTCTATTAAATTAAAGGAAATCAGCTACATTCATTCAGAAGCTTATGCCGCCGGGGAATTAAAGCACGGTACTCTCTCACTGGTAACAGAAGGAGTTCCTGTTGTAGCACTTGCGACTCAGCAAAAAGTTTATTCCAAGATGATTTCTAATATCCGAGAGGTCAAAGCAAGGAATGCTTTTGTAATATTAGTTACCGTTGAGGATCAGGAAGCGGAAGCATCTATATATGATTATCATATAGTTCTACCAAAGATCAAGGATGAATATGCTCCATTTCCGGCAGCTGTCGTGTTACAACTCTTAGCATACTATACTTCACTGCATAGAGGATTAAACGTAGACCAGCCAAGAAATCTGGCAAAATCCGTAACGGTTGAATAA